Within the Paenibacillus sp. AN1007 genome, the region TTGCGAAGCACAGCCCCGTGACTCACCACGATCACTCGTCCATCCGGGTGCTGGCGAATGATATCTTCAAGCACAGCTATGCCACGAGCAGCTCCTGCCTCGGGAAGTTCTTTTCCCAGATCCAGGGAACTCCAGTCTGCCCCCCACTTCGCAATGCGCTCCTCCTCTGTCGTCCCTTCCACCTGTCCTCCGCTCATTTCACGTAACCTCGGGTCCAGATGAATCTCTTGAATATGCAGCCGTTCTCCGATGATCCGTGCCGTCTCACTTGCCCTTTCCAGATCACTGGCATAGATGGCATCCCATGATTCCTCCGCCAGCCTTACTGCCAGCAAAGCCTCCTGTTCTCTGCCTTCCTGATCCAGCGGGTTGTCCGTCTGTCCCTGTGAACGCTTTTCTTTATTCCATGCTGTACTGCCATGACGTATCAATGCGATATGTGTCATTCTTGTTAGTCCCTCTTTTCCATATGAAGCTCGTCCTCTGTAAAATGTTTTGTTGTTTTTGGCTTGGAAAATTTGCCTTTGTTATAGCTGTCCGATCCACTTCGTGGTATAGAAAGACTATCCCACGAGGCTTGCTTCAGCATTTTGGCAATATGAATAATCTGCCCCACATGATAAGGATAATGTGCCAACTGCCGCATAATGGCTTCCATGATGGTATGGCCTTCATTCCGAATATATATGATCCGGGACATTTGCTCCGGAGTTATCGAACGCAGTGCTCCAAGCAGACAGCCCCAGCCCTCTTCCCACTTGGCAAGCAGCTCTTCCCGGGTATGAAAATCACCAACAAATTCAGCGTCGCGTTCACGCCATGGCTTCTCTCCATCCGTTGTCAGCACATCCGTCCACCGTGATCTCATATTGCCCCACAAGTGTTTAACAATCACTGCAATACTATTGGTATCTTCATTCCACGTTTGGAATAACTGCTCCGGCTCCAGCTGCGCCATCGCGCGTTCGCCAAGCTGCTTGTAATAGATAAACTGTTTCTCGGCTGTCTCCAAAAAGAGCTGATTCGTATCCATTCGTCTTAACCACCTCTCCAAATGTACATAAAGCGCTGACTGATATTATGCCGGAAAAGAAAACGTGCCATCTGCATTCGGTTCAAAATTGATGACTCTACTTACAGCATCCAGGTTTAACTCTCCATAGATGTGTGGAAAAAGCTCGTTTAACTCATATAGATCTTCATAAATCAGTTCCGCCTTCAAAGCTCTCTCTTCAATCCCAAGCAGCAGGAGGTCGGTACGGCCCGCATAATACTGCCCGGCTACCCATGGAATCTGAGCTGCTGTGGAACAATGAATAAAGCCGTCGGTCTGGAGACTTTCCGGTGCGTACGTATCTCCTTTGGAAACTTCGTCCCATAACGAACGGGAAATAATACTGTAGATCATTGGGCTTTTCCTCCTTCGATGCTGTGATGCAGCCATTATTAATCAAATATTATAGATCATCCCGAATGCGGGCGTACAATTTCTGGTCGGTAAACACACCTTTTATTTTCAACTGCTTGCGCAGCAATCCTTCCTGCACCATGCCCAGCTTTTCCATTACACGTGCAGAGCCAATATTACCCGCGTTGCATCTTCCTTCCAGCCGATTGCAGTCCAGCTCCTCAAAGCAATAATCCACGACAGGCTGCATCGCTTCTACAGCCAGTCCCCTGCCCCAATACGAGCTGGCGATAGCATACCCCATTTCAGCGCGCTGCATGGATTCATCCAGATTAAAAATTCCGCCTCTACCGATCAGCTGTCCTGTCTCTTTTAGCACAAAGGCCCAGAGATAGACCGTTTTTTGCTCATAGTTTCGCAGCACCCGTTCCAAATAACCGATGGAATCTTCCTTCGTCTGATGGCACTGCCACAAGCTCTGCTCACTTACTTTCGGATCAGATGCGAACGCAAAATATGGATCCAGATCATCCATCGTAAGCCGTCTGAGGTACAGCCGCTCCGTTTCAAATTCCGGTGATGCCGCAAAAAGTTTGTCTACATTCATTGAGGTACCTCCTTATGAATTATATTGGTTTCAGGACTTCATCACTTGACTCAGCAAAAATCGGTCTACGATATAAACACACAAAATCCCGATCAGGTATCTAATCAAATCTATGACAAGAAATCCCTGGCCCAGAATCAGTGCTCCCCATACCGTAGAACGCAGATGATTCAGCCAAGGTACGTGAATCATCTGCGAGAATTCAATAAAGAAGCTGAACGTGACACTTGCCAGTACTGCACCTGCACGGCCCCAATGGATACAGACTGCACGCACACCGAAATAGATCATGCCTGCCCAGAGTGCGTCTCCAAAATGATCGTATATCCATTGCGGCAAGAATTCTCCATATTTTCTAGAGGCCAGTCCTGCTGCCATCGTTATGATCAAGGCAGTTACGTATACCAATCTATTTTTCATGAGCATTCTGTTTCTTCCACTACAATCGCCCATCCAGAACCTGTGTAATAAATTCGGTTTTAGCCTTGGTATATGCTTCTCTGTCATCTTTATTCTCATCAGCAAGCCTCAACTTTAGTGCTGCGTATGCCTTGACCAATTCCGGCCGCTCTCTGAGCACATCCCGAAATCGAATCTGACGCTCCCAGCGTTCCTCACCTGAACGCATGAGATGAAGGTGCACTGCCCTCTTTTCATCCTTGACTCTGACCCAGAAACGCCTATACTCCCGGCCATCCAGTTCAGGCGGAACATAATTCCAGCCGGCAGGATGAAGCCGCTTGGTAATAAGAGAGATATCATCCCAAGACTGCACGGCCCCCATTAAATCAATGATCGGTTTGGCAGGCAGACCCGGCACGGACGTGCTCCCAATATGTTCGAATGTATGTATGTCTAGGTGTTGTAAAAGATCTCTTAACTGCTTCATTTCTTCTTGAGCCTGTACTCTCCAGGAAGCGTTAGCTTCTACAACCTCTACTGGTTCGGTGGCCCACGCAGGCCAATTCTCCGGTTTCAGATGTTCCGTCATTTCCAAGATCACCTCTTAATCCAGATTAATCTAAATTCAAAAAAGGAGGCGCTAGGCACGCCTCCTTCATAGTATATAACATTGATCCAACCAGAGGTTGACGCATATCAAGCCTTCAGTGGAAATCAACCTGCTTCAGGCCCTTACAGGGCAAGAAGTTTTATTTATTTTACTGTTACGGGTATCGTCACTTTTTTATTTCCCCATTTGGCAGACACAATCGTCTTTCCCTTGGACACAGCAACAATCTTGCCATTGGTCACTGAAGCAACGCCCGGCTTGGAACTGCTCCACACGGCACTGCTTGTAACCATCGTTGTTTTCCCTGTATCATATTTAGCCATCACACCCAGCGTAATGCTGGATTGTGGAGACAAGACCAGGCTCTTCTGACCCATAATCAGCTTCTGGAGCGTTGGCACCACAGTGACGGTTACAGTCACAGTCTGGTTTTGATACGTACCTGTCAAGGTTGCTTGTCCTTCCGTCAACGCTTTGACCGAACCATTTTTCACCGCAGCCACACCGGGATTGGATGAGGTCCAGACAATGGATTTGGATAAATTCACCTTTTTCCCATTAGAATAGGTTCCCGTAACTTTAAGTGCCTTGGACTTCTTGAGATTGAGCTGTACTGCTGTAGGTGTGATTTCCACCTTGGTTATAATGTCCGTCACCACTACAGGCACCTTAACCGTGGTTGACCCATATTTCCCCTGCAGCAGCACCCGGCCAGGAGTGACCCCTTTGATCTTTCCATTTTCGAGCACAGCCAAGTTATTGGATACAGTCCATACGATATCGGATGTGACATCCTCTTCTTTTCCATTTGCCCGTGTAATACTTACCTTTGGCAGTGCACCTTCGTTTCCTTTGACAAAGCTGTACGACTTAGGTGAAGCCTTGATACTTTTAATTTTGTCCTGAACCTGAACAGCCACTTGAGCTTTGACTCCGTCCACTTGTGCAATAATGACTGCTTCGCCTGCAGCAATCGCCTTCACTTTGCCCTTGGTAATCGTAACGACAGCGGAATTGCTGGTGGACCAAGTCACTCCGCCGGTAACATCCTGTTTGTTATCAAAACCTTCAACCGCCGCCATCACCTGATAGGACGCTGTTTCACCTACACTCATCATCTTGGAGCTGCCGCCTGTAATTTCAATTGAAGTTATATCACCAGCTGCAGCCCAAGCAGACGCAGGTATCACAGCGGTGAGTGTTATAACCAGAGCAAGCAAGCCTCGAAGCACCCATTTCATTCTATTCATTTCCAGTTTCCTTCTCCCATCATCCGATATTTTCCATCTTATCAACCAATATTTTACTTCTACTATACCTTATATCGGACAGTCGGTGGTTAAAGTTAAATGACAAGCCGGAATAGATCAGGGACGATTGAAAGAACCTGCTGGATATAGCTGCTGCTGCCAATAACCGTAAACGTATAAAAGCTATCACTCCTTCAACATCCACAAAGGTTCGCACAGAAGATGAAATGATCTTACTGATGGAGACTGCCCGCAACCGTTTCAGAAAAGCAATAGAATCCGGACAGATCGAAAGTATTAACGAGCGTGAATGGAAGCTGCGTTAAGAATATATACTTCTGGAAGCTGTAAGACTGCTGATATGGATCTGGTAATGATTAGAGATGATCTGGCATGAGCTTTATTTGATAGACTAGGTTTCATTCGTGAAGGCAGCATCAGCAAAGAATATAAATTAGCAGCCCGCCTGGAACAAGAGTACCAATGGGTCATTGATCATATGTTTGAATAAAGGGACCAGGCAAGGGTCCCTTTGTTATTTGTTTTTCATTCGTAGTTTCATAATCATTCCTAGGGGGTAGTGCACTTCAGCGGGTTTCAAGACACGCCCTGGTTTAATCTCACCTCTACAATTCGTTATCCTGCTCACGTACTGGCAAAATCAAACGTTCGGCTCCGCCCATATACGGCCGCAGGGCTGCCGGAATATGAATGCTCCCGTCAGCCAGCTGGTGATTCTCCAGCAGCGGGATTAGAATACGCGGCGAAGCCACGGCTGTATTGTTGAGTGTATGGCAGTACACCAGCCTGCCATCCTCATCAAGACAGCGAATGTTCGAACGGCGAGCCTGAAAATCATGCAGATTCGACGACGAATGCGTCTCACCATATGCCCCGCGGCTTGGCATCCAGGTTTCGATGTCATACTGTTTGTATGTCTTCTGGGACATATCACCCGTACATACTGCCACCACACGATATGGCAGTTCAAGCAGCTGCAGCAGTTCCTCCGCATGTTCCGTAATCTCCTGCAGCATACGTTCCGATTCCACCGCATCCGGCGCGCACAGGATGACCTGCTCCACCTTGGCAAACTGATGCACACGGTACAATCCCCGCACATCACGTCCACCCGACCCTACTTCACTGCGAAAACACGTCGATACGGCTGCCAGCTTCACCGGCTGCTTCACATCAATGACCTCATCCGCATAATACGAAACCAGCGGTACCTCCGATGTACCGACAAGCCATTTGTCCTCACCCTGCAGCTCATACACCTGATCTCGGCCTGTCGGGAAGAATCCAGTGTTCACCAAAGCGTCCTCTCTGACCATGAGCGGAACCTCCATAGGTGTGAAACCCTGCTTCAGCAGCAGATCCAGCGCAAGCTGCTGTACAGCCCGGTGCAGCATCAGGCCAGCACCCTTTAATACATAACTTCGAGTGCCGCCGATCTTCACGCCGCGCGGAATATCAATGAGTTCATGCATTTCTCCAAGTTCCACATGGTCTCTTGCGGCGTATTCAAACACTGGAAGATCCCCCACTCGGCGCAGCTCTACATTATCTTCATCCGATCTGCCCACAGGAGTATCTGGCGACACGACATTTGGAACCAGCCACTGCAATCGGGTCACTTCTTCCTGAATCTGCGCAAGTTTCGCTTCCTCCTGCTCAAGCTGTTTATTAAGCTGTTTTACCTTCGCCCTCATGTTCTCCGCCTGCTCACGCTCACCTGTCTGCATAAGTTTCCCGATATCTGCCGACAGTGTATTGCGCAGGCGGCGTCCTTCTTCTGTATGCTGCAGAAGCACTTTGCGCTCGTCATCCCGCTGTATCAACGCGGCAATATCAATCTTGATCTTTTTCCCGTCTGCTGCGGCCTGAACCTCTTCTGCATGTGCCCGAACCCACTTCATATCTAACATGGTCACCGTCTCCTTTGGCTAAAAAAATACAAAGAGCGCCCTCATCCCTTGGGACGAGGAGCGCTCTGCTCGCGGTGCCACCCAACTTGCCGAATCCGTATAAATATCCCTGATTCAGCCTCTTGGTCCGCGATAACGGGCGGTTCCGGTTAACTTGGGAAAGTTTCAATTCGCTCCCTGGCGAAAACGCCTCCGAGTTGGATTCTCTTCAACGGCATGATCCGATCTGCAATTGTGTTACTCAGTATATACGAAGACAGAATATAAATGCAACTGATAGATATCCCATTTCAATAAATGATGGAGCTTTCTTCATCCGTTTGTCCAAATCCTGAATCATTACAATGCCCACTTACGTATCTTTACAAAGCTGGATCAAGTAAAATTGAAATAACTTCTAAAACCTCAAGGGGTGAGCTTATGTTTTACTTCATCGTCTTTCTGTTGATTAGTTTAATCGGATTCGTCTTTGGAACCAGAGCCCTGATCATACCGGATTCATGGCCATTCAACCGTAATAAAGACGAGTTAATGCAATCCGACATCATCCGTATCAAATTCCGAGGTATTTTCCTTCTTGCAATTAGCATCGTTATGTCTTTAGCTTCGATTAAGCAATTATTCGAGTAATCGATCTCAAGTTGGATGGTTTTCCTGTAAACAAACTGCACTATGGTTTGATCAGACTACAGATGAGGAGTTGTTGCTTTATGAATATGAGTCCTAACCCTTTGAACTCACAAGAGGCCGAAGCTGCCAAACGAAGAGCAGACGAACTTGCCCACCAAGCTCAGCGAGGTACTTGGATGAGCGGGATTATCACCACGATTATTATAGCCGCTGTTATAATTGGTATTTTATATTGGGTGGCTTACGCTAGAACTTCTTAAGGGAACGCAATTAGCCATTGCCCAGGAAATACTCCTTCGTGACTATTAAAATGAATTAAACGGATACAACGGCTGCTTGTCCTTTGAACAACTTGCCAAATACATACCGTACTAGCGGCCCCAATACGATCAACTGATACGGTAAAGCCAGACTAATGTTACGAGCAATCGTATGAAAATATGCGCCGAACACAGATGCTCCGTCTAACTGATCAGCTGCATAGGCTGTCATAATCCCATATAGAGACATGATCAAAACCATCCCGACAACCATAAAAAAGGACATGGTAACGATCCCTTTGATTCTACTGGATCTCGCAAAAGGGATGGAAAAGGCCATTTTTCTCGCTGCAGGTCCAACGATGAACGACTCCACCACAAAAGCGATGACAAAACAGATTACGAATTGCAGCAGCATCTGCATCGCAGACATCTCGCTTAACATTCCCGTGTGCCATAGATTGAAGGTCATCATGACGACGACCATTCCCGTACACATCATAAGTCCAAAAATAACTTGTTCTTTCTTGCTTCCTGGCAATATACTCATCCTTTCTGTACTGGGATCATTATAGAGATTGTGACCACCCTTACATAAGTGAACATTATGTGAACGATTTGTTGACTAGGGTGTGTCTGAAAACGCTGAAGGAAGCCAATTTTGCTAAATTTTCGTTCCAAGCTAGGAAGTTTTCCGCAGGCGTGCCGGGGCACGTCAAGGGAAAGTGACGAAGCAGGGGGCGAAAAGGCGGTAAAAGATGCACTTCAGTAGTTTTCAAGACACACCCTAGACACACTCCCTTTACTCGCCTATAATTACACCTAGTAATGCCCGTAACTTCATAGTTTCCCAGGGGAGTCGGAATTGGCCGGCTGAGAGTGTATCCCATCAAGATACTAACCCTTAGACCTGATCTGGATCATGCCAGCGTAGGAATCGGAGTATATTGCAACGGCACAGCCATAAGCTGAAAGCCATTCTCTCACGCCTGCACGCGTCCCGGATTACGGGGCGCTTTTTTTGTTTTCTATGGACAAACAGAAACAGAAAAATGACGTTATTCGGACAACCTGCAAGTATAAATTCGTCGATTTATGCAAAGGGATTGGATATGAAGCCAAGGAGTACCCCGTGCCATAGGCCGGACATACCGAAGGAGAGAAACACGATGAAATGGCGTAAAACAATGGGATTGTTACTCATGTGTGTACTGCTGATAACCGCAGCTGCATGTGGTGGCAAAGAAACGGCTCCAGTTGAGCAGAAAGGTGCGGCCAGTTCAGGGAAAACGAACGATGACAGTGGCGCTGCACTGAAAGATGTGAAGGTCGTGCTCGACTGGACGCCTAATACGAATCATACCGGTCTGTACGCAGCAGTGGATCAGGGTTTTTATAAAGCTGCTGGCTTGAATGTAGAGATTGTACAACCAGGTGCCGGCGGTGCAGATACGATGGTTGCCTCGGGTGAAGTGCCGTTTGGCGTCAGCTACCAGGAGAGTGTAACTCAGGCCCGCACGCAGGATGTTCCACTGGTGTCCATTGCAGCAGTTATTCAGCATAATACATCCGGTTTTGCCGCTCCGGTAGATCGCAAGATCAAATCCCCCAAAGACTTTGAAGGTAAAACTTACGGCGGCTGGGGTTCTCCGGTAGAAGAAGCCGTGATGCAGTCCATTATGGAGGGCGAAGGTGCTGATGTATCCAAAGTTAAAAACATTAACATGGGCGATGCCGATTTCTTCACAGCCGTGAAACGGGACATTGATTTTGCCTGGATCTTCTACGCTTGGACAGGAATTGAGGCTGAACTGCGCGGGGAGCCGATTGACATGTTATATGTGAAGGATTATGCCAAAGCGCTGGACTATTACACCCCTGTGCTTGTAACCAACGAGCAAACGATTCAGAAGGACCCTGAACTGGTGAAAGCTTTCCTGAAGGCCACTTCTGAAGGATACCAATATGCGATTGATCACCCTGAAGAAGCAGCGAATATTTTGATTAAAGCTGTACCCGATCTGGACAAGGAATTAGTAGTGGCAAGCCAGAAATGGCTCAGCCCGAAATATAAGGATGATGCACCGCGCTGGGGTGAACAAAAGGAAGACGTATGGAAAAACTACACCGACTGGATGTTCAGCAAGAAACTGCTGGATAAAAAGATTGATGTAACGAAAGCCTATACGAACGAGTTTTTACCACAATAAAATGAATCTAAATGTAACACTGAAATATGATATTTACACGTTTGAACGAAGAGGAAAGAACTTAAAAAAGCAAAGCGATCGTCTATAAGGTTCGCCGAGTTCCCCCTTCTACATCAACTTCTTATTTTAAATACACCCGAAAAGGAGTTTTGATCTCTCATGGCAAGTACATTACTCAGCATTCAAGTTATTCCCAAAACGCCGAACGGCGAGAACTCCTATCCATACGTAGACCGTGCCATCGAAGTGATTCAGCAATCCGGCCTGAAATATCAGGTCAATGCACTCGACACTACCATGGAAGGCGAACTGGAGGAGCTGCTGGAGGTTGTCCGTAAAATGCACGAAGTACTCGTGGAAGCTGGCAGCCCAAGCATTATCTCACAGATCAAAATTGCACATAGTCCAGACGGATTCAGCATGGATACGCTGACGGAGAAATACCGCTAATGTCTTCCTATTTCAAAAGTGTATGGCCGCCCTTTGTGGCGGTTATTCTCTTTATTGCGATATGGCAGGGGGCGGTCTCCCTGTTCCATATTGAGAAATGGATGCTGCCTGCACCCTCTGACATTGCCCATGAAGCAGCTTCTCAAGCCGATCGACTTGGCATGCACGCTTCTGCAACAATTCAGTTAACACTCATCGGTTTTGCGGCAGGTACGGCCGTTGGTCTGCTGATTGCAATGGTGCTGCATCTGATCCCTTTTCTCAAATCGGCCTTGTATCCACTGCTTATTCTTAGTCAAAATATTCCGACCATCGCGCTCGCACCGCTTCTGCTGATCTGGTTCGGCTTCGGCCTGCTGCCCAAGCTGATTACGATCATTCTGGTCTGCTTCTTTCCAGTGGCCGTTGCGGCCATGGATGGGCTGACACGCACCGATGCTGCCATGATGAACTATATGCGTATGGCGGGTGCGAAGCGCCGTCATATCTTCTGGAAGCTGGAGCTTCCCCACGCTCTGCCGTCCATATTCTCGGGCATCAAAATCGCTGCGACATACAGCGTGATGGGCGCCATCATCGCCGAGTGGATCGGTGCTGACAAGGGCATCGGCTATTATATGATGCTGCAGAAGTCAGCGTATCGGACAGATCGTCTTTTTGTCGCCATTATGATTATCGTAGCGCTCAGCCTGCTGCTCTTCCTGCTGATCGCACTGCTGGAGAAACTGCTTGTCCGCTGGCGTCCACAGAAACGCTAGATTGAATTCACTGCTGGAAACAATGCTTGGGATTGTTAACAGCTTAGAAAGTTATCGTATTTTGTACATTAGGATGTGATCCTCATATGAAACAGCAACAGGACCAACATGCCGAACATGATGCTTCAGCTCCGCTCCCACCTGCGCTGGACATCGCCGATGTTCACGTGTCCTTCAAAGAACGGCGGCGTAAACTGCCTGTGCTGAACGGCCTGTCTCTGACAGTGAAAAAAGGGGAATTCGTCGCTATCGTTGGCCCTTCCGGCTGCGGTAAAAGCACCCTGTTCCACATCATCGGCGGCCTGCTGACACCGCAGAACGGCGATGTGTTCATGAACGGCAAGCAGGTTACCGGAGAGCGCGGGCATATCAGCTACATGCCGCAGCAGCCCGCTCTTTTTCCATGGCGGACGATTGAAGATAATGTGCTGCTGGCTGGCGAGGTCGCATCTTCCGCAGCTTTCGCTGCCCCAGGTGCTCAGCCCGCTGCGCGTGCCGAAGCACTTGCAGCGGCACGGCAGTGGCTGGGCAGTGTTGGCCTTGCCGGATTCGAGCGGGCATACCCTCATCAGCTGTCAGGCGGCATGCAGCAGCGTGCCGCTTTCCTGCGGGCGCTGCTCAGCCCGCAGGAGCTGATGCTGCTCGATGAGCCGTTCAGCGCGCTCGACGCCCTGACCCGAAGCGACATGCAGCGCTGGCTTCTGGATATCTGGGAACAGAACCGCCGCTCAGTGCTGTTCATCACCCACAATATCGAGGAAGCGCTGCTGCTGGCAGATCGGGTCTATGTGTTATCGAACCGGCCTGCGGCTGTGCTGCATGAGGTTCAGGTTCCTTT harbors:
- a CDS encoding DUF1572 family protein codes for the protein MDTNQLFLETAEKQFIYYKQLGERAMAQLEPEQLFQTWNEDTNSIAVIVKHLWGNMRSRWTDVLTTDGEKPWRERDAEFVGDFHTREELLAKWEEGWGCLLGALRSITPEQMSRIIYIRNEGHTIMEAIMRQLAHYPYHVGQIIHIAKMLKQASWDSLSIPRSGSDSYNKGKFSKPKTTKHFTEDELHMEKRD
- a CDS encoding MTH1187 family thiamine-binding protein; this encodes MASTLLSIQVIPKTPNGENSYPYVDRAIEVIQQSGLKYQVNALDTTMEGELEELLEVVRKMHEVLVEAGSPSIISQIKIAHSPDGFSMDTLTEKYR
- the serS gene encoding serine--tRNA ligase, which gives rise to MLDMKWVRAHAEEVQAAADGKKIKIDIAALIQRDDERKVLLQHTEEGRRLRNTLSADIGKLMQTGEREQAENMRAKVKQLNKQLEQEEAKLAQIQEEVTRLQWLVPNVVSPDTPVGRSDEDNVELRRVGDLPVFEYAARDHVELGEMHELIDIPRGVKIGGTRSYVLKGAGLMLHRAVQQLALDLLLKQGFTPMEVPLMVREDALVNTGFFPTGRDQVYELQGEDKWLVGTSEVPLVSYYADEVIDVKQPVKLAAVSTCFRSEVGSGGRDVRGLYRVHQFAKVEQVILCAPDAVESERMLQEITEHAEELLQLLELPYRVVAVCTGDMSQKTYKQYDIETWMPSRGAYGETHSSSNLHDFQARRSNIRCLDEDGRLVYCHTLNNTAVASPRILIPLLENHQLADGSIHIPAALRPYMGGAERLILPVREQDNEL
- a CDS encoding histidine phosphatase family protein, with the translated sequence MTHIALIRHGSTAWNKEKRSQGQTDNPLDQEGREQEALLAVRLAEESWDAIYASDLERASETARIIGERLHIQEIHLDPRLREMSGGQVEGTTEEERIAKWGADWSSLDLGKELPEAGAARGIAVLEDIIRQHPDGRVIVVSHGAVLRNTLRTLVPELDIRVKLGNTSITRMIHQDQVWQCELYNCSTHLAQGKGSL
- a CDS encoding ABC transporter ATP-binding protein, which gives rise to MKQQQDQHAEHDASAPLPPALDIADVHVSFKERRRKLPVLNGLSLTVKKGEFVAIVGPSGCGKSTLFHIIGGLLTPQNGDVFMNGKQVTGERGHISYMPQQPALFPWRTIEDNVLLAGEVASSAAFAAPGAQPAARAEALAAARQWLGSVGLAGFERAYPHQLSGGMQQRAAFLRALLSPQELMLLDEPFSALDALTRSDMQRWLLDIWEQNRRSVLFITHNIEEALLLADRVYVLSNRPAAVLHEVQVPFDRPRQETITEEPAFLERKRQIAQWMKEEQQKARLL
- a CDS encoding Ig-like domain-containing protein, which codes for MNRMKWVLRGLLALVITLTAVIPASAWAAAGDITSIEITGGSSKMMSVGETASYQVMAAVEGFDNKQDVTGGVTWSTSNSAVVTITKGKVKAIAAGEAVIIAQVDGVKAQVAVQVQDKIKSIKASPKSYSFVKGNEGALPKVSITRANGKEEDVTSDIVWTVSNNLAVLENGKIKGVTPGRVLLQGKYGSTTVKVPVVVTDIITKVEITPTAVQLNLKKSKALKVTGTYSNGKKVNLSKSIVWTSSNPGVAAVKNGSVKALTEGQATLTGTYQNQTVTVTVTVVPTLQKLIMGQKSLVLSPQSSITLGVMAKYDTGKTTMVTSSAVWSSSKPGVASVTNGKIVAVSKGKTIVSAKWGNKKVTIPVTVK
- a CDS encoding DUF2809 domain-containing protein → MKNRLVYVTALIITMAAGLASRKYGEFLPQWIYDHFGDALWAGMIYFGVRAVCIHWGRAGAVLASVTFSFFIEFSQMIHVPWLNHLRSTVWGALILGQGFLVIDLIRYLIGILCVYIVDRFLLSQVMKS
- a CDS encoding GrpB family protein; translation: MTEHLKPENWPAWATEPVEVVEANASWRVQAQEEMKQLRDLLQHLDIHTFEHIGSTSVPGLPAKPIIDLMGAVQSWDDISLITKRLHPAGWNYVPPELDGREYRRFWVRVKDEKRAVHLHLMRSGEERWERQIRFRDVLRERPELVKAYAALKLRLADENKDDREAYTKAKTEFITQVLDGRL
- a CDS encoding GNAT family N-acetyltransferase produces the protein MNVDKLFAASPEFETERLYLRRLTMDDLDPYFAFASDPKVSEQSLWQCHQTKEDSIGYLERVLRNYEQKTVYLWAFVLKETGQLIGRGGIFNLDESMQRAEMGYAIASSYWGRGLAVEAMQPVVDYCFEELDCNRLEGRCNAGNIGSARVMEKLGMVQEGLLRKQLKIKGVFTDQKLYARIRDDL
- a CDS encoding ABC transporter permease gives rise to the protein MSSYFKSVWPPFVAVILFIAIWQGAVSLFHIEKWMLPAPSDIAHEAASQADRLGMHASATIQLTLIGFAAGTAVGLLIAMVLHLIPFLKSALYPLLILSQNIPTIALAPLLLIWFGFGLLPKLITIILVCFFPVAVAAMDGLTRTDAAMMNYMRMAGAKRRHIFWKLELPHALPSIFSGIKIAATYSVMGAIIAEWIGADKGIGYYMMLQKSAYRTDRLFVAIMIIVALSLLLFLLIALLEKLLVRWRPQKR
- a CDS encoding DUF952 domain-containing protein, whose protein sequence is MIYSIISRSLWDEVSKGDTYAPESLQTDGFIHCSTAAQIPWVAGQYYAGRTDLLLLGIEERALKAELIYEDLYELNELFPHIYGELNLDAVSRVINFEPNADGTFSFPA
- a CDS encoding ABC transporter substrate-binding protein — its product is MKWRKTMGLLLMCVLLITAAACGGKETAPVEQKGAASSGKTNDDSGAALKDVKVVLDWTPNTNHTGLYAAVDQGFYKAAGLNVEIVQPGAGGADTMVASGEVPFGVSYQESVTQARTQDVPLVSIAAVIQHNTSGFAAPVDRKIKSPKDFEGKTYGGWGSPVEEAVMQSIMEGEGADVSKVKNINMGDADFFTAVKRDIDFAWIFYAWTGIEAELRGEPIDMLYVKDYAKALDYYTPVLVTNEQTIQKDPELVKAFLKATSEGYQYAIDHPEEAANILIKAVPDLDKELVVASQKWLSPKYKDDAPRWGEQKEDVWKNYTDWMFSKKLLDKKIDVTKAYTNEFLPQ